The following are encoded together in the Oceanobacillus zhaokaii genome:
- a CDS encoding DUF2621 family protein, with product MGTLLVLWGFLLISLMAIGGFFMFRKFLKKLPKDDGKSVMDWEEYYIKKTLHMWEVKEKALLEELVAPVPELFRDVAKHTIASKIGHVALEKNQNRITQESIIEGYIIATPKRDHKFLRKKLKEKEIDVAPYEHLFTLSKSNYRDNWQSKYRKTKA from the coding sequence ATGGGAACTTTACTTGTGTTATGGGGATTTTTATTAATTAGCTTAATGGCGATTGGTGGATTTTTCATGTTTCGTAAATTCCTTAAGAAATTACCAAAAGATGATGGAAAGTCCGTAATGGACTGGGAAGAATATTATATAAAAAAAACGTTGCATATGTGGGAAGTTAAGGAGAAGGCATTACTTGAAGAACTAGTAGCACCAGTTCCAGAACTTTTTCGTGATGTTGCTAAACATACAATTGCGAGTAAAATCGGCCATGTAGCGCTCGAAAAGAATCAAAATCGAATAACACAGGAATCGATTATAGAAGGTTATATTATCGCAACACCAAAACGCGATCATAAATTCTTAAGAAAAAAACTCAAAGAAAAAGAAATTGACGTTGCGCCTTATGAGCATCTCTTTACTCTGTCAAAGAGTAACTATCGAGACAATTGGCAATCAAAATATAGGAAAACAAAGGCTTAA
- a CDS encoding YneF family protein has translation MFFWYILLSRKGGCETSFSLIAGVALGFFLARKYMMNYMKKNPPINEQMLRTLMMQMGQKPSQKKINQMMRAMNNQTDKK, from the coding sequence ATGTTTTTTTGGTATATTTTACTTAGCAGAAAAGGTGGTTGTGAAACTTCCTTTTCATTAATTGCTGGTGTTGCTCTTGGATTTTTCTTAGCGAGAAAATACATGATGAACTATATGAAAAAGAATCCACCAATTAATGAGCAAATGCTTCGTACACTTATGATGCAAATGGGTCAAAAGCCATCGCAAAAGAAAATTAATCAAATGATGCGTGCGATGAATAATCAAACTGATAAAAAATAG
- a CDS encoding response regulator — MAKILIADDAKFMRLTLQAMLSKNTHEIIGEAVNGEEAIKLFKELRPELITMDITMPVVNGIDAIKEIMRLDPDANIIVCSAMGQQKVVVEAIEAGAKDFIVKPFDERNVLATISRVLNTID, encoded by the coding sequence ATGGCAAAAATACTAATAGCCGATGATGCTAAATTCATGAGACTTACACTTCAGGCGATGCTAAGTAAAAATACACATGAAATCATAGGTGAAGCGGTAAATGGTGAAGAGGCTATTAAACTTTTTAAAGAATTACGTCCAGAATTAATAACGATGGATATTACAATGCCTGTTGTAAATGGGATTGATGCAATCAAAGAAATAATGAGATTAGATCCAGATGCAAATATTATTGTCTGCTCAGCGATGGGGCAACAAAAGGTAGTCGTTGAGGCGATTGAGGCAGGTGCAAAGGATTTTATTGTGAAACCGTTTGATGAGCGTAATGTATTAGCTACAATAAGTCGTGTATTGAACACAATCGACTAG
- a CDS encoding cytochrome c biogenesis CcdA family protein, whose amino-acid sequence MSEINVFLAFGAGFLSFVSPCVLPLYPVFLSYITGMSVSEVKEENKRLNKKALLHTLFFLLGFSSIFVMIGFTTTYISEFLLTYQDVIRQIGAILIVFFGLVVVGIFNFEFLMKDKKIHFKNRPAGFIGSFIIGMAFSLGWTPCTGPILAIVLSLAATDPSAGMVMMISYVLGFSIPFLLLSFFIGKFTWVKKYSTRIVKIGGYVMIFMGIALFFDWMTKLTAFLAGWFGFSGF is encoded by the coding sequence TTGTCTGAAATTAATGTATTTCTTGCGTTTGGAGCAGGATTTTTATCATTTGTATCACCTTGTGTATTGCCGCTCTATCCAGTGTTCTTATCTTATATAACTGGAATGAGTGTAAGCGAAGTCAAAGAGGAAAATAAAAGATTAAATAAAAAAGCATTATTACATACACTGTTTTTCTTACTTGGATTCTCGAGTATTTTTGTAATGATCGGCTTCACTACAACCTATATTTCTGAATTTTTATTAACCTATCAAGATGTTATTAGACAAATTGGGGCTATCTTAATTGTTTTCTTTGGACTTGTAGTTGTAGGAATCTTTAATTTTGAGTTTTTAATGAAAGATAAGAAAATCCATTTTAAAAATCGTCCAGCTGGATTTATCGGTTCATTTATTATTGGGATGGCATTTTCATTGGGATGGACACCATGTACTGGTCCAATTCTCGCGATTGTACTATCGCTTGCTGCGACAGATCCTAGTGCGGGGATGGTCATGATGATTTCTTATGTTCTAGGGTTTTCAATTCCATTTCTTTTACTATCGTTTTTCATCGGGAAATTTACTTGGGTTAAAAAATATAGTACACGTATAGTAAAAATTGGTGGATATGTTATGATATTTATGGGTATTGCCCTCTTTTTTGACTGGATGACTAAATTAACTGCATTCTTAGCTGGGTGGTTTGGATTCTCGGGTTTTTAA
- a CDS encoding type I restriction enzyme HsdR N-terminal domain-containing protein, translating to MSELLVALDKVKPDLVDRFQFPEDNIQGYGRVPVQMGTKTIWADFVLYYYDKFYRRKIFCVIEVKDCKDSDIDFAVPQAESYAQRLNSPFFCCTNGNIYSWYMTGSLQGDSIKLEDCPTLPAKRFLKKSKIINATPYLFEAITNFETNIKLQKRIYEDSEWHNDATNELHNILTSIEKINDKDLVIFSLKKYTMKSRGKTELLNNIKNNYASFKNLVAQLKATNVPIEIKIQNTTGKNSKYGIEKGGLFFITQLLSALYPMEYTVIEPNVINAMKRFHITDIDLKNETAQDYLYFNQICLDLFPLFENPFNFNLSYVHNFLWHYEAEYFPNKTWD from the coding sequence ATGAGTGAGTTACTAGTTGCTTTAGATAAAGTCAAACCTGACTTAGTTGATAGGTTTCAATTTCCAGAAGATAATATTCAAGGTTATGGTAGAGTCCCTGTACAGATGGGTACGAAAACTATTTGGGCAGACTTTGTCTTATACTACTATGATAAATTCTATAGAAGAAAAATCTTTTGTGTAATTGAGGTAAAAGACTGTAAGGATTCTGACATAGACTTTGCAGTTCCTCAAGCAGAATCTTATGCCCAGAGATTGAACTCACCATTTTTTTGCTGTACCAATGGCAATATATACAGTTGGTACATGACTGGATCTTTGCAAGGTGATTCTATAAAATTAGAAGATTGCCCCACGTTACCTGCTAAAAGATTTTTAAAAAAATCTAAAATAATAAACGCTACTCCCTATTTATTTGAAGCCATTACCAATTTCGAAACAAATATAAAACTACAAAAAAGAATTTATGAAGATTCAGAGTGGCATAATGACGCAACAAATGAATTACATAACATTCTAACAAGTATAGAAAAAATCAATGATAAGGACTTAGTAATCTTCTCGTTGAAGAAATATACTATGAAATCCAGAGGAAAGACTGAATTATTAAACAATATCAAGAATAATTATGCAAGTTTTAAAAACTTAGTTGCACAGCTTAAAGCTACTAACGTTCCTATTGAAATAAAAATACAGAATACAACGGGTAAAAATTCAAAATATGGCATTGAAAAAGGTGGTCTTTTCTTCATAACACAATTATTATCTGCTCTCTATCCAATGGAATACACTGTTATTGAGCCTAATGTGATTAACGCCATGAAAAGATTCCATATTACTGATATTGACCTAAAAAATGAAACTGCGCAAGATTATTTATATTTCAATCAGATTTGTTTAGATTTATTTCCTTTATTTGAAAATCCCTTTAATTTTAATTTATCATATGTTCATAATTTTTTGTGGCATTATGAAGCAGAGTATTTTCCAAATAAGACTTGGGACTGA
- a CDS encoding CcdC family protein, with translation MFWVIASTMVAAMMATLMIFIRLRAAKKPASVKKIILPPIMMSTGAFMFLIPVFQVGWIQVLEALGVGIIFSIFLIKTSKFEMRDGEIYLVPSRAFPFILFSLLIIRIIIKLIIGSYISLGETSGMFFLLALGMIVTWRIVMLYQYSQIKKKKSNAGEPV, from the coding sequence ATGTTCTGGGTAATTGCAAGTACAATGGTTGCAGCTATGATGGCAACTCTCATGATATTTATTCGTTTACGAGCAGCAAAAAAGCCTGCATCTGTGAAGAAAATCATTCTTCCACCAATAATGATGAGTACTGGTGCGTTTATGTTTTTAATCCCTGTATTTCAAGTCGGTTGGATCCAGGTGCTTGAAGCACTAGGTGTCGGAATCATTTTTTCTATATTTTTAATTAAAACATCAAAGTTCGAAATGCGAGATGGAGAAATATACTTAGTTCCTTCGAGAGCATTCCCATTTATTCTATTCAGTCTACTAATCATACGAATTATTATTAAGTTAATTATCGGAAGCTATATTTCATTAGGTGAAACAAGTGGCATGTTCTTCCTTTTAGCATTAGGAATGATAGTGACCTGGAGAATTGTCATGCTTTATCAATACTCCCAGATAAAAAAGAAAAAGAGCAATGCGGGAGAGCCAGTTTAA
- a CDS encoding ATP-binding protein — protein sequence MDSEGFKSKNVEQCIASQRTNINKDKEEPDLKKFTPMPAFMFNWIESNRDEIITIWNLEGKMLFISDAIERLIGISKSELIGSSWYDRMYPEDADYLSHHLKRNINQIQKFIINLLHKNGGYITTECTIQKLTDNTSGISYYIGLLKDVSAQRQVEELMIRSEKMSVAGQLAAGIAHEIRNPLTSIKGFLQLLQAGVHKDEYYSIMLDEIEKMEKITSELLFLSKPVTNDRNIESVNSMIEDIVSLLQPHARMKNIEIGIEGKISDYILCDRTQVKQVLINIVKNAVEAMDGPGEITISAESKDTNVVILIKDEGPGIPDDILEKLGEPFFTTKKNGTGLGLLITKQILERHNASLTILKNNDRGSTFKLSFPK from the coding sequence ATGGATTCTGAAGGATTTAAGTCAAAGAATGTAGAACAGTGCATTGCGTCTCAACGTACCAATATTAACAAAGATAAGGAAGAGCCTGACTTAAAAAAATTCACACCAATGCCTGCTTTTATGTTCAACTGGATCGAAAGCAATCGAGATGAAATTATTACGATATGGAATCTTGAGGGTAAAATGCTGTTTATCTCTGATGCGATTGAACGATTAATAGGAATTAGTAAGTCTGAACTTATTGGTTCTTCTTGGTATGATCGAATGTATCCAGAAGATGCAGATTATCTTTCACATCATTTAAAGCGAAATATTAACCAGATACAGAAATTTATTATTAACTTGCTCCATAAAAATGGAGGATATATAACGACAGAGTGCACTATCCAGAAATTAACAGATAATACTAGTGGTATTTCTTATTATATCGGATTATTAAAGGATGTTTCGGCACAACGACAGGTAGAAGAGTTAATGATTCGCTCGGAAAAAATGTCTGTTGCAGGTCAGCTAGCTGCCGGAATCGCACATGAAATAAGAAACCCGCTAACTTCAATTAAGGGTTTTTTACAGCTGTTGCAGGCTGGCGTTCATAAGGATGAGTACTACAGTATTATGCTCGATGAAATCGAAAAAATGGAGAAGATTACATCTGAGTTATTATTTCTATCCAAACCAGTTACAAACGATAGAAATATAGAATCTGTAAATAGTATGATTGAAGATATAGTAAGTTTACTTCAGCCGCACGCGAGGATGAAAAATATCGAAATTGGTATAGAAGGTAAAATTTCAGATTATATCTTATGTGATCGAACCCAAGTTAAACAGGTTTTGATAAATATCGTCAAAAACGCGGTCGAGGCAATGGATGGGCCAGGGGAAATTACAATAAGTGCTGAGTCTAAAGATACAAATGTAGTTATCCTTATAAAGGATGAAGGTCCAGGGATTCCGGATGATATATTAGAGAAATTAGGAGAACCATTTTTTACGACGAAAAAAAATGGTACTGGTTTAGGTTTGTTGATTACAAAACAGATATTAGAAAGGCATAATGCAAGTTTGACTATTTTAAAAAATAACGACAGGGGAAGCACCTTTAAATTGTCATTTCCAAAATAA